From one bacterium genomic stretch:
- a CDS encoding integration host factor subunit alpha encodes MAFTKATIVEEICEKIGLPKKDATDVVEFLFDTMKNCLIDGESLKISGFGSFLVRNKKARLGRNPQTGEAMEISARRVVTFKTSQVLRDILDEEESERAYGYDEFADEDE; translated from the coding sequence ATGGCCTTTACCAAAGCAACGATTGTAGAAGAAATTTGTGAAAAAATTGGATTGCCCAAAAAGGATGCAACAGATGTTGTTGAGTTTTTATTTGATACCATGAAAAATTGCTTAATTGATGGAGAGTCTTTAAAAATTTCTGGTTTTGGATCGTTTTTGGTTCGTAATAAAAAAGCTAGGCTGGGAAGAAACCCGCAAACCGGTGAAGCTATGGAAATTTCTGCAAGACGGGTTGTAACCTTTAAAACCAGTCAAGTACTTAGAGATATTCTTGATGAAGAAGAGTCTGAGCGGGCTTATGGTTATGATGAGTTTGCTGATGAAGATGAGTAA
- a CDS encoding GNAT family N-acetyltransferase: protein MLLLETKRLLLRPYKEEDWSSVHAYAKLKDFAQYDVWGPNTEQDSKKFVQDCILKNSNKNAYEYEFAITLKSSQKLIGGCSLRKVCEHSQVANIGYAVNPDYQKQGIATEATLTLLKHSFEALNVLLVFALCHTENKASAKVMEKCTMYKAGVVKNYFKLKTGPADAFRYEISRDQFLLLHVNV, encoded by the coding sequence ATGCTCTTGTTAGAAACAAAACGCTTGTTATTAAGGCCTTATAAAGAAGAAGATTGGTCAAGCGTTCATGCTTATGCAAAACTGAAAGATTTTGCGCAATACGATGTATGGGGACCCAATACCGAGCAAGATTCAAAAAAATTTGTTCAGGACTGTATTTTAAAAAATTCAAATAAGAATGCCTATGAGTATGAATTTGCGATCACACTCAAATCTAGCCAAAAACTTATTGGCGGTTGTTCTTTAAGAAAAGTCTGTGAACACAGTCAAGTGGCCAATATTGGTTATGCGGTTAACCCTGACTACCAAAAGCAAGGTATAGCAACCGAAGCGACTTTGACTTTATTAAAACATAGTTTTGAAGCACTCAATGTCCTTCTTGTTTTTGCCTTATGCCATACAGAAAATAAGGCTTCTGCCAAAGTCATGGAAAAGTGCACAATGTATAAAGCTGGAGTTGTAAAAAATTATTTTAAATTAAAAACCGGTCCCGCCGATGCGTTTAGATATGAGATCAGTCGAGATCAGTTTTTATTGCTGCATGTTAACGTATGA
- a CDS encoding tRNA (guanine-N(7)-)-methyltransferase: protein MRAFNKNLVPNPSHHSYPNIEVLKKPLNIEIGCGVGRHPILWSKKNPKQTLLAIEKSPMRFRKFNDQLHAMDIKNIIPIQSNAISFITHHIPRNSVQNYFLLYPNPYPKEGQANKRWHNMPFMQHVLDTLIEGGQIHLATNMEFYAKEAEHMMQSQWQCKVVKQEIYNKDNLPNHYHTHFEEKYILRGESCYHFSFQKIK, encoded by the coding sequence ATGCGCGCATTTAATAAAAACTTGGTTCCCAATCCCAGCCATCACAGCTACCCAAACATTGAAGTTCTGAAAAAGCCACTCAATATTGAAATTGGCTGTGGAGTGGGCAGACATCCTATTTTATGGTCAAAAAAAAACCCAAAGCAAACTTTATTGGCCATTGAAAAGTCTCCGATGCGTTTTAGAAAGTTCAATGATCAGCTTCATGCAATGGATATTAAGAATATTATCCCCATTCAAAGCAATGCTATTTCATTCATTACCCATCATATTCCTCGCAATAGCGTTCAAAATTATTTTTTATTGTACCCAAATCCTTATCCTAAAGAGGGGCAAGCCAACAAACGCTGGCATAACATGCCGTTTATGCAACATGTATTGGATACACTGATTGAGGGGGGACAGATTCATTTGGCCACCAATATGGAGTTTTATGCAAAAGAAGCAGAACACATGATGCAAAGCCAATGGCAGTGTAAGGTTGTTAAGCAAGAGATCTACAATAAAGATAATTTACCCAACCATTACCATACACACTTTGAAGAAAAATATATTTTACGTGGTGAGAGCTGTTACCATTTTAGTTTTCAAAAAATAAAATAA
- a CDS encoding EamA family transporter encodes MLYLFLVSCLWAFSFPLIKLYLVGIDSSLVAMLRLGISLLCFLPFISFNLGHKDKLKLVALGMIQYGLMYALYIQSYQHLKSYEVALFTITTPLWVVLCAQLMHKRFSLLAWIIAGLACIGALVLVYNSENIYSLSQGFVLVQAANICFALGQVYYKHWWQNLPKYSALKQAQVFAYLFFGATLFNFMFLVLNQKLNHINSINNSQWWILLYLGAVASGVGFYLWNYGATLVKHATLASFNNLKIPLTILTAIVVFHEEGNILKLLMGSVLITVAIIFAKSKAKD; translated from the coding sequence ATGTTGTATTTATTTCTGGTTTCATGTTTGTGGGCTTTTTCTTTTCCACTGATCAAGCTCTATCTTGTAGGTATCGATAGCAGTCTTGTGGCCATGTTGCGTTTGGGTATCTCTTTACTATGTTTTTTACCCTTCATAAGTTTTAACCTTGGTCACAAAGATAAACTAAAACTTGTTGCTTTAGGCATGATTCAATATGGCTTGATGTATGCGCTCTATATTCAATCTTATCAGCACTTAAAAAGTTATGAAGTGGCTCTGTTTACCATAACCACCCCACTTTGGGTTGTTTTATGCGCACAATTGATGCATAAACGTTTTTCTTTGTTGGCTTGGATTATTGCTGGTTTGGCCTGTATCGGAGCGCTTGTTTTAGTGTACAATTCTGAAAATATATATTCATTGAGCCAAGGCTTTGTTCTGGTGCAAGCAGCCAATATCTGTTTTGCTTTAGGCCAGGTTTATTATAAGCACTGGTGGCAAAACTTACCCAAGTATAGTGCGCTTAAACAAGCTCAGGTTTTTGCCTATTTGTTTTTTGGAGCTACCCTTTTCAATTTTATGTTTCTTGTTTTGAATCAAAAATTAAATCATATCAATAGCATCAACAATAGTCAGTGGTGGATCTTACTTTATTTAGGAGCAGTTGCTTCTGGTGTAGGTTTTTATTTATGGAATTATGGCGCTACTTTGGTCAAACATGCAACATTGGCCAGTTTTAACAACTTAAAAATTCCATTGACCATTTTAACGGCAATTGTTGTTTTTCATGAAGAAGGCAATATTCTTAAATTGCTAATGGGCTCAGTGTTGATCACTGTGGCAATCATTTTTGCAAAATCTAAAGCTAAAGATTAG
- a CDS encoding 3'-5' exonuclease, which translates to MNFKLERPLCFYDLECTGVSTVKDKIVQICIIKLHPDGTRDIYKKYINPGMPIPPESIAVHGITDEKVKDCPQFPDLAAEILAFFAGADIAGYNSNQYDVPLLIEEFARANMSFPHEDAKLIDMSVIFRKKEPRTLTAALKFYANKDLEGAHDAQNDVEATIDVFVGQCQKYEDIAQMNIHQLHDYCTRPGVVDYGGKLKKNPQGDIVFTFGKHKDQPVKNHPDYAKWMLNSDFPSDTKNILRKLIEL; encoded by the coding sequence ATGAATTTTAAATTAGAGCGTCCTCTCTGTTTTTATGATTTAGAATGCACAGGGGTCAGTACGGTTAAAGATAAAATTGTCCAAATTTGCATCATCAAATTACATCCAGATGGCACAAGAGACATTTATAAAAAATACATTAATCCAGGCATGCCTATTCCTCCAGAATCGATAGCTGTGCATGGTATAACGGATGAAAAGGTTAAAGACTGTCCACAATTTCCAGACCTAGCGGCAGAGATTTTAGCGTTTTTTGCTGGCGCAGATATTGCTGGTTACAACTCCAATCAGTACGATGTTCCACTGCTCATTGAAGAGTTTGCCAGAGCCAACATGAGTTTTCCACATGAAGACGCCAAACTCATTGATATGAGCGTGATTTTTAGAAAAAAGGAACCCAGAACCTTAACCGCAGCCCTTAAATTTTATGCCAATAAAGATTTAGAAGGGGCACATGATGCACAAAATGATGTTGAAGCCACCATTGATGTGTTTGTGGGTCAATGTCAAAAATACGAAGACATTGCACAAATGAATATCCATCAGCTGCATGATTATTGTACACGTCCGGGTGTGGTGGATTACGGTGGAAAGCTTAAAAAAAATCCGCAAGGCGACATTGTCTTTACCTTTGGCAAACACAAAGATCAACCGGTAAAAAACCATCCAGACTATGCCAAGTGGATGCTGAACTCAGATTTTCCCAGCGATACCAAAAATATCTTACGCAAGCTCATTGAGCTCTAG
- a CDS encoding ribonucleotide-diphosphate reductase subunit beta → MILDPKLNLTLRPMQYPQFFQLYRDSIKNIWTTDEIDFSMDIEHLRDKIQPSEAHLIRRLVAFFATADNIVAHNLVLNFYKHVNSPEYRMFLGKQLFDEMLHVETYLLLVDNYIPDPKERNDAFSAYMQIESIKTKADFCFKYMDSIDQLQATQTTEERQAFLENLICFAAVIEGLFFFGSFAYVYFLRSKGLLPGLSTATNWVFRDESMHINGAMAVIEVIKKEYPELFTETLKAKVHAMLEEAIEAELLFCKDALSFGVTGLTEKDMKQYLQHIADVRLTQLGYDKHYKVSNPFSFMILQDVQPLTNFFEKRVTEYQKGLNTNVSDISFDASF, encoded by the coding sequence ATGATTCTTGACCCAAAATTAAATTTAACCTTAAGACCCATGCAGTATCCACAGTTTTTTCAACTGTACAGAGATTCTATCAAAAACATCTGGACCACAGATGAAATAGACTTCTCAATGGACATTGAGCACTTAAGAGATAAAATCCAGCCTTCTGAAGCTCATTTAATCAGACGTTTGGTGGCTTTTTTTGCAACTGCCGATAACATTGTGGCACACAATTTAGTGCTTAATTTTTATAAACACGTCAACTCTCCCGAATATAGAATGTTTCTTGGCAAACAACTGTTTGACGAAATGCTGCATGTTGAAACCTACTTGCTTCTGGTTGATAATTATATTCCAGATCCAAAAGAAAGAAATGATGCATTTTCTGCCTACATGCAAATAGAAAGCATCAAAACCAAAGCCGATTTTTGTTTTAAATACATGGATAGCATTGACCAATTGCAAGCTACTCAGACAACAGAAGAACGCCAAGCCTTTTTAGAAAACTTGATTTGTTTTGCAGCTGTGATTGAAGGATTATTTTTCTTTGGCTCATTTGCCTATGTGTATTTTTTAAGAAGCAAAGGCTTATTGCCTGGCTTGTCCACAGCCACCAACTGGGTGTTTAGAGATGAAAGCATGCATATCAATGGTGCCATGGCCGTGATTGAGGTCATCAAAAAAGAATATCCAGAGCTGTTTACAGAAACGCTTAAAGCAAAGGTTCATGCCATGTTGGAAGAGGCCATTGAAGCGGAATTGCTGTTTTGTAAAGATGCCTTAAGTTTTGGTGTGACGGGTTTAACCGAAAAAGATATGAAACAGTACTTGCAACACATTGCCGATGTTCGCTTAACACAATTGGGCTATGACAAGCATTACAAAGTAAGCAATCCTTTTTCATTTATGATTTTGCAAGATGTTCAACCTTTGACCAATTTCTTTGAAAAAAGAGTAACCGAATATCAAAAAGGCTTGAACACCAATGTCTCTGATATAAGCTTTGATGCTTCGTTTTAA
- a CDS encoding ribonucleoside-diphosphate reductase subunit alpha has protein sequence MRVIKRDGSYEDVKIEKILYAVDKACRGIDNVESIEIAKKTISGLHENSTTEELDKLSIQNAVMLMAEEPAYSKVAARMLADMIRKEVGRDTSFREYIQNAYDLNLLSKEVYDLASQDFDRLEYSIAHQRDDLFEYFGLQTVYDRYLLRHPKQRTVIERPQWLYMRVALGLSQNTDEALEFYELMSTFKYSPATPTLFNSGTQRPQLSSCYLLTVEDDSLDGIYSSITDCAKLSKFSGGIGIDWTKVRSSGSLIKGTNGLSNGIIPFLKVFDSSVHAVNQGGKRKGAAAIYLENWHADIEDFLMLRNNTGAEERRTHNLNLALWISDLFMQRVENNENWSLFCPSDAPELNELYGEAFNEKYKAYEAQELYKKQIPARELYAKMIKTLAETGNGWMCFKDKANLRSAQTGKNNNIIHSSNLCTEILEVTDSQHTAVCNLGSINLASFVVSKTEFDFEGLKQTAQTAVKYLDRVVDINFYPTAKAKNSNQQWRPIGLGIMGLQDVLFKMNIPFESDEAKILSDKISECVYYHAVEKSVELAQELGSFEEFDNSKYAKAMLQPMLASEYQQHMPALNYDWQALAEKVKNQGIRNSLMIAIAPTATIASIQGVYESIEPQTANIFKRETLSGEFLQVNKYLIEALKAEKLWSHSLRDKIVMHDGSVQNIEEIPQKIKDVYKTSWEISQKQLIDMAVSRSAFVCQSQSLNLFMEAPDLNKLSSMYMYAWKSGVKTTYYLRSRAKTSINKTTQHENSNSQSLPDARLSEEALACSLENPESCESCQ, from the coding sequence ATGAGAGTTATCAAACGTGACGGTTCTTATGAAGACGTCAAAATAGAAAAAATTCTTTATGCCGTGGACAAAGCCTGTCGCGGAATTGATAATGTAGAATCCATTGAAATAGCAAAAAAGACCATCAGTGGCTTGCATGAAAACAGCACCACGGAAGAATTGGATAAATTATCCATTCAGAATGCCGTGATGTTGATGGCTGAAGAACCCGCTTACTCAAAAGTTGCAGCACGCATGCTTGCTGACATGATTAGAAAAGAAGTTGGGCGTGACACTTCTTTCCGTGAATACATTCAAAACGCCTATGACCTTAATTTATTGAGCAAAGAAGTGTATGACCTGGCCAGCCAAGATTTTGACCGCTTAGAATACAGCATTGCCCACCAAAGAGATGATTTATTTGAGTATTTTGGCTTACAAACTGTGTATGATCGTTATTTGTTAAGACATCCCAAACAAAGAACCGTCATCGAACGACCGCAGTGGCTATACATGCGCGTCGCTTTGGGTTTAAGCCAAAATACAGATGAAGCACTTGAGTTTTATGAGCTGATGAGCACCTTTAAATACTCTCCAGCCACCCCTACTCTTTTCAATTCCGGTACGCAAAGACCGCAATTGAGTTCATGTTACTTGTTAACCGTTGAAGATGATAGTCTAGATGGTATTTACAGTTCCATTACCGATTGCGCCAAGCTTTCTAAATTTTCTGGCGGTATTGGCATTGATTGGACCAAAGTCCGCTCATCCGGTTCATTGATCAAAGGAACCAATGGTTTAAGCAATGGTATTATTCCATTTTTAAAAGTTTTTGACTCTTCAGTGCATGCTGTCAATCAAGGTGGAAAACGCAAAGGCGCAGCAGCCATTTATTTAGAAAACTGGCATGCAGATATTGAAGACTTCTTGATGTTGCGTAACAATACCGGTGCGGAAGAGCGAAGAACTCATAACCTTAACCTTGCTCTTTGGATTTCTGACTTATTCATGCAGCGGGTTGAAAACAATGAAAACTGGAGCTTGTTTTGCCCCAGTGATGCCCCTGAGCTTAATGAGCTGTATGGTGAAGCATTTAATGAAAAATACAAAGCCTATGAGGCTCAAGAGCTTTATAAAAAACAAATTCCGGCGCGTGAACTGTATGCAAAGATGATTAAAACTTTGGCTGAAACCGGGAATGGCTGGATGTGTTTTAAAGATAAAGCCAACTTAAGATCTGCGCAAACCGGTAAAAATAATAACATCATTCACAGTTCTAACTTATGCACTGAGATTTTAGAAGTAACCGATTCACAGCACACTGCTGTTTGTAACTTAGGCAGCATCAATTTAGCGAGCTTTGTTGTGTCTAAAACCGAGTTTGACTTTGAAGGCTTGAAACAAACCGCGCAAACCGCCGTAAAATATTTGGACAGAGTGGTTGATATCAACTTCTATCCTACCGCCAAAGCCAAAAACTCCAATCAACAATGGCGTCCTATTGGTCTAGGGATTATGGGCTTGCAGGATGTTTTATTTAAAATGAACATCCCCTTTGAAAGCGATGAAGCTAAAATTTTGTCTGATAAAATATCTGAGTGTGTGTATTACCACGCGGTTGAAAAAAGTGTTGAACTTGCTCAAGAGCTTGGATCGTTTGAAGAGTTTGACAACTCTAAATATGCCAAAGCCATGCTGCAACCCATGCTGGCTTCTGAGTATCAACAACACATGCCTGCGCTTAATTATGATTGGCAAGCTTTGGCTGAAAAAGTAAAAAACCAAGGTATTCGCAACAGTTTGATGATTGCCATTGCACCTACGGCAACCATTGCCAGTATACAAGGCGTCTATGAAAGCATAGAGCCGCAAACGGCCAATATCTTTAAACGCGAAACACTCAGCGGTGAGTTTTTGCAAGTTAATAAGTATCTGATTGAAGCCTTAAAAGCTGAAAAACTCTGGTCACACAGTCTAAGAGATAAAATTGTCATGCATGACGGGTCTGTTCAGAACATTGAAGAAATTCCACAAAAAATAAAAGATGTATACAAAACATCCTGGGAGATCTCTCAGAAGCAGTTGATTGATATGGCCGTTTCTCGTTCAGCTTTTGTTTGTCAGTCGCAATCCCTCAATTTATTTATGGAAGCGCCTGATCTGAATAAATTGTCTTCCATGTACATGTATGCTTGGAAATCGGGTGTGAAAACCACCTATTATTTAAGATCAAGGGCAAAAACCAGCATCAACAAAACCACGCAGCACGAGAACTCAAACAGTCAGAGCTTGCCGGACGCTCGTTTAAGTGAAGAAGCGCTTGCCTGCTCTTTGGAAAACCCAGAGTCTTGTGAAAGCTGTCAGTAA
- a CDS encoding VCBS repeat-containing protein has translation MLSIKKMSLLLLLGLYSACGFRSPAELEQPKINLSFDYIIGDAYTAIPIFDGIRFNNNFKLYYHIHSSKALKQIKINLGSLDLNYGDQPIKEGSHWIDLDNIGVDGMYDLDVVVIDQDDRVTHKSIKVFKNTHQYEYHNEHSFIKAENIGQHEAKFFEVGDINLDGYMDAFLHIDSQPKILLGPDFQNQWDVSEEHWYSSTYNCDVNGDGIQDIVLGNRYHGTAGKIKVYFGPMLNNKTFTESAEYHGAHTYSAETGYFYEYAGAKIGCANLEGGSKGRIMQFNGNAYQENFTVLPAKLDFFVYNKNSNTLSKDDYTEYSSLHSQYPSGIFGDANTYFSNSKDINFDGHDDIIINGWYKPDSNDQEKVMTVLYGGKNKSYYLGEAIHSRHIFDDILDQGIAPYVTSNSFPKARVSILEDVNLDSHLDYNLIYNQCISSQTSCNYSDFNYLEMNQIVSDQQTVYLNSHNIVQDEYHLQVKSFDFDGDGFFDYLFLNRNPSNHALFFDVKLSNSNETLNYLTDLQLGESNEQAVFLPIKNNLNERFLLFVQSNSQGNWQNPSVVNIKIYKDE, from the coding sequence ATGTTGTCGATAAAAAAAATGAGTTTATTGCTATTGCTTGGCTTATATTCTGCTTGTGGTTTCAGGTCGCCGGCAGAGCTAGAACAGCCCAAAATTAATTTGAGTTTTGATTACATTATAGGTGATGCTTATACAGCCATACCTATATTTGATGGTATTCGATTCAACAACAACTTTAAACTTTATTATCATATTCACAGTTCAAAGGCTTTGAAGCAAATAAAAATTAACTTAGGGAGTTTAGACTTAAACTATGGTGATCAGCCTATAAAAGAAGGTTCACACTGGATTGATCTGGATAATATTGGTGTGGATGGCATGTATGACTTAGATGTTGTTGTTATTGATCAAGATGACCGAGTCACTCACAAATCTATCAAAGTATTTAAAAACACGCATCAGTATGAATATCACAATGAACACTCTTTTATAAAAGCAGAAAATATTGGTCAACATGAGGCTAAATTTTTTGAAGTTGGTGACATCAATTTAGATGGTTATATGGATGCATTTTTACATATAGATAGCCAACCAAAAATTTTATTAGGCCCAGATTTTCAAAATCAGTGGGATGTTTCCGAAGAGCATTGGTATAGCTCAACGTATAACTGTGACGTTAATGGAGATGGCATTCAAGATATAGTTTTGGGAAATCGTTATCATGGAACTGCTGGAAAAATTAAAGTTTATTTTGGACCCATGCTTAATAATAAAACTTTTACTGAATCGGCTGAGTACCATGGCGCACACACTTACTCTGCAGAAACTGGATACTTTTATGAGTATGCAGGAGCTAAAATAGGCTGTGCCAATTTAGAAGGCGGTTCAAAAGGAAGAATCATGCAATTCAACGGCAATGCCTATCAAGAAAACTTTACGGTATTGCCAGCAAAGTTGGATTTCTTTGTCTACAATAAAAACAGTAACACTTTAAGTAAAGATGATTATACAGAGTATAGTAGTTTACATAGTCAATATCCTTCAGGAATTTTTGGTGATGCCAATACCTACTTTTCCAACTCAAAAGATATCAACTTTGATGGTCATGATGATATCATCATCAATGGTTGGTATAAGCCCGACAGCAATGACCAAGAAAAAGTAATGACGGTTCTTTATGGAGGAAAAAACAAGTCTTATTATTTAGGTGAGGCCATCCATTCACGCCATATTTTTGATGACATTCTTGACCAAGGCATTGCCCCATATGTAACAAGCAATAGTTTTCCTAAAGCGCGAGTTTCAATTCTAGAAGATGTGAATTTAGACAGTCACTTGGATTATAATTTGATTTACAATCAATGCATTAGCTCTCAAACTTCATGTAATTATTCAGATTTTAATTACCTTGAAATGAATCAGATTGTATCTGATCAACAAACCGTTTATCTTAACTCGCATAATATTGTACAAGATGAATATCACCTTCAAGTTAAGTCTTTTGACTTTGATGGTGATGGCTTTTTTGATTATCTTTTCCTAAATCGGAATCCATCCAATCATGCGCTGTTTTTTGATGTTAAATTATCCAACAGCAATGAAACTTTAAACTATTTAACAGACTTACAGTTGGGAGAGTCTAATGAACAAGCAGTATTTTTACCCATCAAAAATAATTTGAATGAACGGTTTTTACTGTTTGTACAATCCAATAGTCAGGGAAACTGGCAAAACCCTTCAGTTGTTAACATCAAAATTTATAAAGATGAATAG
- a CDS encoding glutamine synthetase beta-grasp domain-containing protein, with protein sequence MLAMAEYIWMDGAKPTQKLRSKTRVIDIPVDEEFSIEVFPEWGFDGSSTYQAKGNNSDLVLKPVNFVHDPFRGEGSFLVMCEVFNVDGSPHASNTRAALREVLLAGAQDEEPWIGFEQEYTLFKGSTPLGWPERGYPAPQGPFYCGVGANEVFGRSLVEDHAAACLEAGVMLYGINAEVMPGQWEFQIGYRGVEGESADPLTVCDHAWFARWILYRTGENYDVTATLDNKPVRGDWNGAGQHTNFSTKAMRDAKTGKETIAKVIERLSKKHSEHIDVYGHGLSSRLTGEHETCHIDEFRSGESDRGASIRIPVKVIKDGCGYLEDRRPGANADPYQIASRILKTICDL encoded by the coding sequence ATGTTGGCAATGGCAGAGTATATTTGGATGGATGGAGCAAAACCAACACAAAAGCTACGTTCAAAAACGCGTGTTATTGATATCCCGGTTGATGAAGAGTTCAGCATCGAAGTTTTTCCTGAATGGGGGTTTGATGGTTCCAGTACTTATCAAGCAAAAGGTAACAACTCTGACCTTGTTTTAAAACCTGTAAACTTTGTTCATGATCCATTTAGAGGAGAAGGCAGTTTTTTGGTGATGTGTGAGGTTTTTAATGTTGACGGTAGCCCACATGCAAGCAACACAAGAGCTGCATTGAGAGAAGTTTTGTTGGCTGGCGCTCAAGATGAAGAACCTTGGATTGGATTTGAACAAGAGTACACTTTATTTAAAGGCAGTACCCCTTTGGGCTGGCCTGAAAGAGGTTATCCCGCTCCACAAGGACCGTTTTATTGTGGTGTGGGTGCCAATGAAGTATTTGGCAGAAGTTTGGTTGAAGATCATGCTGCGGCTTGTTTAGAAGCCGGAGTGATGTTGTATGGTATCAATGCTGAAGTAATGCCCGGCCAATGGGAGTTCCAAATTGGTTACCGTGGGGTAGAGGGTGAGTCGGCTGACCCGCTAACTGTATGTGACCATGCTTGGTTTGCGCGTTGGATATTGTACAGAACGGGTGAAAACTATGACGTTACGGCCACATTGGACAACAAACCGGTAAGAGGTGATTGGAACGGTGCTGGCCAGCACACCAATTTTTCTACCAAAGCTATGCGTGATGCTAAAACAGGTAAAGAAACCATTGCCAAAGTCATTGAACGTTTGTCAAAAAAACATTCTGAACATATTGACGTTTATGGACATGGTTTGTCCAGCAGGTTAACGGGTGAACATGAAACCTGTCATATCGATGAGTTTAGATCAGGTGAGTCAGATAGAGGAGCATCCATTCGTATTCCTGTAAAAGTGATTAAAGATGGTTGCGGATACTTGGAAGACAGACGTCCAGGAGCCAATGCTGATCCATATCAAATTGCTTCAAGAATTTTAAAGACCATTTGTGACTTATAG